The following nucleotide sequence is from Glycine max cultivar Williams 82 chromosome 9, Glycine_max_v4.0, whole genome shotgun sequence.
TTGAGACACTAGTTGGCTTCAAATCTTTGAATAAAGTCTTATCATATGTCATGTGGTTCATACAACCACTATCAATCAACCAACTTTCACTTGATTCACTACTCAAGAAGCATGTGGCCACAAACAGTTGGTCCTCTTCTTCTTGATTAGCAATCTGAGCTCCCTCATCATGGTGATTTTTGTTGGCGCAGATCACCGCTTCATGCCCTATCTGATTGCACTTGTTACATTTTGCATCTGGTCTCCTTTAACATCTGAAAGGTGCATGACCTTTTTTGCCACAATGCTGACaaggtggataattttttttttatccttacctTGGTTGTTTGCACTGTTTTCGCTGGTTGCTGGTTGATTCctcttgaaaaaatctttttttctttcatcaacTTCATGATGTTTGGCGGGCAAAGTACCTTCGACAACACGATCTTGCCTCATCAACCTTCGCTGCTCTTGAGCTTGCAGGGCATGTAGCACTTCTGCCAATGTGATTTTCGACAGATCCTTTGTGTTCTCCAATGAAGCTATAGATGCTTCATACCTCTCCGGCACCGTTACCAAAATTTTCTCTACAATTCTCAAATCAGCAAAATCACTTCCCAACAACTTTATCTTGTTGGCAATACCCAACAATTTGTTtgagtattctttgattgtctcTGACTCTTCCATCCTTTGAAGCTCAAATTCCCTCCTTAAATTCAGCACTTGCATGCTTTGTATTCTATCATCTCCAGCGCATTCCTCTTTCAGATAATCCCAAATTGCTTTGGGTGATTTAAGAGTCATGATTCTGATGAATATCATTTGTGAAACACCAGTGAACAAACATGACCTcgcctttgccttcttcatctttctttccttgtgatttttaatttgggccatggtgggattttcaggcagcggatatatttcataatcctCTTCCACAGCATCCCATAAATCCAAAGACTCCATGTAGGATTGCATTTTCACTTCCCAAAGATCATAATTCTCtccatcaaagattggaagagttatgtggGAAAAACTTGCTTCACCTTCCATGGTACAAGTCCCGTAAGAataaggctctgataccaattgttggttttgtggaggaaattataaaaacagaggagagaagagagacaatgcGTATGCGgaggaaatagaattattctattctaattcaaaatGTTCTCAGCAGCtatacaataaataacaaaagataaactaattagataacaagatattagcaaaacagaatattaaaactaacttgctccttaaagataagaggaaccacttattgactaggctaatccattaaaactgacttactcctaaaatataggaaatcaacttatttactaaatcctattttaaaaactgaaaaataaaatattatgcagttacaaaagtatatctccaacaattaatcaattgaaatacttcagtgtatatatatatatatatatatatatatatatatatatatatatatatatatatatatatatgatccatTCCTGGAATTTTGACGGAAGGATTCTTTTCCTaatgcaaaaaggaaaaattgccaaCTCCTTTTTGTTAGAACAACTTCCATTGAGTCTCTGCACCTATCCCTTTTTTATTATCACTTTCTTTCTgaacttttcttttgttttcagaAAACAGGATTTGGCTCAGGATTGCGCTTTGTGAATTCCAGGGTTTCTCTGAATTTGAAAGTTTTCACTTGGTAAGTTTCCATCTTTCTACTGGTACACTAGATAGTATACAAGCAAGGAATACATAATCATTAGCTATAGATACTGTCTGATCATATTGCatgcaaaataaaacaaatatacatTACCTTTAAGATATCAATAGCCTTCTGAGCTGAAGCTGCATTCAGAGCTTGACCCTTTTGTTTTGGAGCATTCATATGCCAAAACAAGTTGTGAAATGTCAATAGTCAATACTACATGACGACCATGAAAGTTTATTTTCAATGTAATTTATAAttcacagaaaataaaaaatataaaaagtctaATCCAAAACATCTGCATTATGCCAATATGAAGATTATTTAAGACTATTGTCAGGTAATTCAACCTGTATGCAAATGCTCACAAATAAGAAGAAATGGGAATGCTGATGAATACATATTGGTATGTGTGCTAGCCTTTATAAAAGTATAACACCTAAACCCACCTAACCAGCTAACCTAGAAGCCCACTCTTCTGCCTCTTGGTCATTGAGCCTTCTGTCATCTATCATTGTCATTCTGTAGAATCTCTCTAGCTCACTTACACCCAAAATACTATCTTCATCTATCTTTCTCTTCCCTCCAGTGTTTATTACCTAATTTGATGTGATAATTTCCTAATTCTTCTTGTTATAATATTAGTCTATTAAATTTTCCAAGTATCTCGGGAATACATTTTTAAGTACTGCCAGTAAATTGATGCCATGTGGGAATGTATAATTTTGAGTTATGGGAGTGTACAGATACTTGTAGCTCACGCATCTTAAATGTGTTCATCCAATTCTGCGAATCTGGTGTCCTTGAATCATCTTCACCAAGTTGTTTGACCAGTATATAATATGTTTTCTTCCTAAGTCTCTCAAGTTACACATTAACAAATTCAGTCaggaaaacgaaataaaatcAAGCCTCCACAATTTATATCACATGACAGCATTGATCACATTTAAGAGTTCCCTCTTATGAACCATAATTACTTAAACTCTAGTGAAGTTATACCAACTCTTGTGCAACTTCAAGAAGACAACCCACTACAAAATTGTTAAGATTTCCATTAACTTTTAACACCAATTCACCGAAAAGGTagaatctcaatttaacataaaaaatgccACAGATACCAATAACATTGTAGCTTACTTCACCCAAAATGTGAATTGTATTCAATCCCTTTCCATTGTATGTGGTTAGTGCCTATGATCTGCTACAAACTATCCAAACCACTTAAGTAGTAGCCAACCCCCGTGgcttaaaatgtatttattaattcatgttaaggTAAAAAACAATACAAGGTATGGTAAATACCTCAGCCAATTGAAGTTTTCCAGTTtccacaataaatttttactgtCCAGCATCTAGCAACCAACGCATGGCTGGGTGCTGGACagattctatatatatatatatagataattgTTCCAATAAATATTCACAAGTATTACCAATACCACgaccaataaattttaaaaatattcgtCAACAGCAAGTGCAAGCATGCATTAAACACTAACACAAACACATGAACAAAGTTGGAGAGATTAAAATAACGaatgtattataaatttagaaaattatcACTATGTTTGCaacattaaaaggaaaaaatagtcATACCATTTTACATGCTATAAAAGATTACCAAGTTGGTATTTTTCAAGAGCTTCATACTATTAGAACTCTTTAAAAGATTAGAAAAGTCGACACATGAAAAatccataaaaattatttacaccACACACATTCAAATGTGCACTAACAAAATTGTAAAATCTTGTCCTTACCTTCAGACAAAGATTACGTATAACAAAAGTTTTCTTGACATGCGACCTAACATCATCTGGTAATTCAAACTGCAACAAATTGATTTGAAATTCCAATGTATAGCAGAAGAGTTAGGATGTAAAGGACAAAAACACAAAGCATAAAAAAACCATTGCCGTGAACAATCTAGTTAAGAAATACATATTTTCCAAAAGATATTACACGTGAAATGAATGAGAATAAAGAAATTGGGGACTTCAAAGAACACATATCTCTGCCCTTGCTGGTGGGGTCTGAGAAGGGTAGATGTGTGTTGCCTTACCCCTGCATGCACAGAGGCTGTTACCAAGATTTGAGTACAAGACCTCTATTTATGACTCACAATCATACATCCTTACTATTGTGCCAAGGCAAGCACTCATTCGACTATGATGATTTACCATTGAACTATGATGATTATCCCAAATTCTGTCCTTTCCATATTTGCCATGGTATTGTCCTTGTAAAATTCTATGATGAGAGTCATTAAGCAACTTAGTAAACCAACCCATTTCATGCAAAATTATTCACATTTAGGTACATtttcaaaacaagaaacaatTTAGTTACAAAAAAGTACCTAACATGTTTGGTCTTTCATTTCCATAGGAAATTggcttcattttcttctatccACATCCTATGATCCAAATGATCCATGGGAGCCAACCAAGGAATATTCAAATCACGTTGAACCTGTTTAATTTGACCATTGAACGATAAATGTTTAAGGTTGAACTGTTTCAATATTGGAGgaggataattaatttttttgcataaattaatataaattcatgtttcaaatgaaatttcaatGATGATGTGAGAGTCTTTGCATGCATGAATGAGGGTTAATATTATACATAGGCCCTACCATTTGTTGGAATTGGGACAATTTCCCCTGTGATTCACCGCTTTTAGTGAGCAAGCTTTTCTCTAGTTGATCCCTCGTCACATATTTACACATATggcaacaataaaaaaagaattaattacttaaacattttaaaaaaaacatataacaaaaataaatatttagataaaaaagcATGAATGTAGTTCTCCAACCTGTTTTTTGTTCTTGTGAATAGGGTTGTCACTAGGACCTCTAAAATTCTCAGGTTGACAATGAGATGCAAAAAGGCCAGTTTGACAGCACAAAATACACTTATCCTATTAACGCAATTAGACATTGCAAATACAAAGCATTGTGCAAGGGCTTTGTTGACTAGGTtgtaataaacaaatatatattaatcacGAAATAATTGTCATTAAATTAACAAAGTATTTTATAATGTTTACAACAAACGTGAAAAACACCATAGAATCTTGTCCTATGTCATATATAGCTTTTTAAATGACATGTTTTTAACTTGTAAAAAATATGCTGTCCAATTTTTGTGAATTGTTGTTATGGCCTCAATGTCTAACAGTGTTCCATCACCAAATcactacaaaatttaaaatatacaaattagtgACGTAcatgtaaaattattaaaaactcaTAGTCAACTAACAATTCAAACTTGTAAAAGTAAATATGCCATGTTCCATTCATTTTTCAAACCTCTGCTGACTATGTTCCACATCTAATGCATGACATAGTAACCACACTCATAGCCTCCGGTTTGAACATGACTCTAAAttcaatatgaaaaatatttaacaatgtAGAATTACAAAGTTACAAAATGTCTCAAGTCAAAGAGAAGCATTGATTAAACGATTAACCTTTTGCTTCAATCCAATGAGGTGCATGTTGATATGATTTACCATCCAAACTAGTCTTTAATGTCTTCATCGcactagtttaaaaaaaatcaagacatGTATgacaaaaatgtatttatgtTTCCTAGTTCAGAATACACTAAATGAGTTATAATTTAATACTTAACTTGTTAATTGCAGCTTTGATGTAAATATCAGGCTTCTTATGCAACGAACAGAACCAAACAACAATATTGTCCCTAGGACACACAACAACAAGCTGTCAATGGGCCTTGAATTCGAGAAAAATTAGGTAGATATTATGCAAACATTCTATTAAAGCACTTGAAAGATTTTACTTACTGATTCAAGTAAGCTCCTAGGTAAACCTCTCATTGTGATTTGTTTACCCATGTTTCAATGTAATGTTGACATTGATCACACTTATCCTTTGCATTGTGTATGGATTgaggctcaaggaatccatacaccgAACCATGAACCTACCTTGTACTTGTTAATCgttatttacgactaacttttgtattgaatagttaCATAAAATTAACCTCTTTCCcctaatttatggttctttttgtaggaattgtacatattctcatgtttagtttgattttatatagtgaatactcccattttgtgaattaatgttgaaatcacttcaatttcaggctaaaagaagagaaggttgaaacagctggtgtctcgctaagcaaggcatgtgcgcttagcgagtgacatccgctaagcgaggcatgcagctcgcttagcgtgctgggaaaccctagaagaggatcaaTCAGAGATATGCTTGCTCAGCGTGCCACAAGCTTGCCCAACGAGTcatttgtctcttctcgcgctcagcgtgcccagctcgctaagccaaaattcacttactctcaCTTAGCGAGTcaatctcgctaagcgagcctttaGAATCTGAAATGTCaaggagcctttaaaacactgaagttggtgGAAACTAGGGAGGAGTCGAAAAACAGAGCCAAGGGTGAAGTTAGAGCGACAAAAACGAAGCCACCAAGAGAGTCTATGTTAAAGGGGTGAGATTAGGGTTGTAGAGGTTGAAGAAGACATCCTCAACCATTCTTAGCCATTTTCTTCCCTCAAAATTTGTCCTTTGTATTGAAAGCTCATTACtggtaatggaaggctaaacctctTGGTTGGGAAGTTCTGCTGAAcctttgatgtaatattctttcactatctatttaatgttgtttttatgtgttcattgcttctatccatgcttatttttacatgcttgtggcttgatcacccatttgtacgtatagttaggatttttagcattgggaagtgctttaaagccttagaacaTGATAGGGCAAGCTAGAAAACTGTATGTCTAGAAATGGAGTGCAACAATCTAGTCCATATTATGTTGTAGacttaatgcaactcttttagactgagtttgttgagggatcaaggacgagGTTTAAAGAGAGTTAAGCCCATTCGctcgagggatcttggttttGGTAATTtttcagcataagaacactaagataacattaaataaagaaaaatatatagcaACATCAAGGTAGATTCAGTAGAACGACCCAACTCTTTCTCACTTGACTGTTTTTACTTCTCAAATCGTAGATATTTAGTTTATAGTTAACTAGATTTTCACACAAAAACCCAACttgatatttattttgcttttggtTGTGTACAAATGTTTGCCCATTGAACATACATTTTTTGAGTGAAAGAAATTCCCTATCGATACGATACTTGGTTCTTACCTTTTTATATTACTTGGGTGACTCGGTGCACTTGCCGAATAGCATCGTAGAAAGAGTAgctttaacaagtttttggcgtcaTTGTTGGGGAATTTCTTTCCACTTAGATAGTATAGTTCAGTTTGTagacatttattctttattctttgattgattttgtgaATAGTTAGTTAGGATTTAAGTTTCTCTTGATTTGGTTAACTGTTGCTCTGTTTAGTACTTCTTGTATGCGAGGTAACTCTTTAGCAGGGAATTTAGCTCCATTAGATTTGGAGATAGAAGGCAGTTGCAGAAGAAACAACGcaaagagaaggagaaaatttttgcaggaaaGGACAACACAACCAAGTTTGGAGGAAGCTCAATCATCTAAATCATCTTCAGCACTCCCAGAGTTAAGAGACTCGGAAGTAGGTGCATCCGAAGCTCATATCATGTCTGAAGATCAACCACATAGGGTGACTCTTGAAGACTATTCTAGCTCGACCGTGCTGTAATTCTTTACAAGCATCGCGCGACCGGAAGTTCAAGCTCACAACATCATATATCCTCATTCCTTGATTTAGATGATTCAAggaaatttgtttcatggtttgCCAAATGAAGACCCTTACGCACACCTTGCTACTTATATAGAAATCTGCAATACTGTGAAAATTGCAGGTGTGCCGGAGGATGCAGTGAGGCTTAGTTTGTTCTCATTTTCCTTGGctggagaagccaagaggtggctgcACTCGTTCAAGGGAAACAGTTTAAAGACTTAGGAGGAGGTTGTAGAGaagtttttgaagaaatatttccctgAGTCTAAGACAGCTGAAGGCAAGGCAACTATCTCCTTATTCcatcaatttcaaaatgaatCCCTAAGTGAAGCGCTTGAGAGATTCCGTAGCTTGTTGTGGAAGACACCAACTCATGGATTCTCTGAGCTGATTtagttgaatatttttatagatGGTTTGAGACCGCACTCCAAGCAGTTATTGGATGCTTCTGCTGGAGGAAAAGTTAAGTTGAAGACTCCTGAAGAAGCAATGGAActtattgaaaatatggctgctAGTGATCATGCTATTTTGCGTGATCGGACTCATGTACCTACAAAGAGAAGCCTGCTAGAGATTTCTTCACAAGATGCACTGTTGGCGCAGAACAAGCTGCTAGCTAAGCAACTAGAATCATTGACGGAGACACTTAGTAAGCTTCCAAGCCAATTGCAAGCAACTCAACCTTCACATTCAACAGTTCTGTAGGTTGGAGGTTCTAGTATATGTGGAGGAGCGCATGAGTCTGGCTGCTATATACCCCTTGATGATGCTGCAAAAGAGGTgaattatatgggaaatcaacataGACCAGGGTTTAATACCAGTGGATTTGCAGGTTACCAGCAAGGTGGCCATTTTAATCAGAATCAAGGGTAATGGAGATCTCATCCTGGAAACTAATTCAACAAAGAACAAGGAGGACTATCCAGCAGGCCTCATAATCAAGGGCCTAGACTTTATGAGAGGACCACCAAGCTAGAGGAGACTTTAGCTCAATTCATGAAAGTTTCAATGTCCAATCACAAGAGCACAGAGTCTGCTATAAAGAACCTGGATATTCAAGTAGGACAGCTAGCCAAACAGATAgctaaaaattcttttggaagttTTGGGGCCAACactaagaaaaatcccaaagaagaaTGCAAGGCTATCATAAATAGAAGCAAGAGGGAAACCATAATAGAAGATGAAGGGAGGAATAGTGATGAGCAAGAGTTAGTggctgaagaagaaaaagtaaaaaaagaagatcatatgagggagaaagaaataaatgatgaggaggaaaaagaggaagaaggaaaagaagaaaaaaatgagaaaaagagaaagagaagaaaacaaagagtgAGTTGgccagagaaaagaagaaggagattGTCTCATGTTCAGGGAAGGAAGCACCATACCCTTTGGTGCCGTCCAAGAAAGACAAGTAACGACACTTTGCtcgtttccttgatatctttaagAAATTGGAGATAACTATCCCATTTGGTGAAGCCTTGCAacaaatgccactctactccaagtTTCTGAAAGATCTGATTACCAAGAAGGGCAAATATAGCCATAGTGATAATATTGTGGTGGAGGGAAACTGCAGTGTTGTTATCCAAAGAATCCTTCCACCTAAATATAAGGATCCAGGGAGTGTCACAATCCCTTACTCTATTAGTGTGGTGTCAATTGGAAAAACTCTCATTGATTTGGGGGCTAACATAAATTTGATGCCtttctccatgtgcagaaggatTGGAGAGCTAGAAATTATGCCAACAAGAATGACATTGCAGCTGGCAGATCGATCTATCACAAGGCCTTATGGGGGtggttgaagatgttttggtcaagGTGCGACAATTCACCTTCCCTGCAGACTTCGTGATCATGGATATTGAAGAGGATGCTGAAATCCCACTAATCTTGGGTTGTCCCTTCATGTTAACTGCCAATTATGTGGTGGATATGGGGAAAGGTAATATGCAAATGGGAATAGATGATCAAAAGATCAcatttgatttgtttgatgCAGAAAAGCACTCACTTGACCGGAATATTTGTTCCAAGATGGATGAAGTTAAGAATGAGATGGTTCTGATGGCTAGAGCCAAGCTTGCTCCAGACCCTTGAGGTAACatgcgtcaagctagtgacgttaaagaagtgcttactgggaggcaacccatctctttttctttgttatctTAATCATTGCATATAGTTAGGTTTCAACTTGTTTGTGATTGCTAGAGTAAAACATCAACATGTTTTGTATGAGAAAAGAGGTTGCTTAAGCTTCTCTAAAGTTGTGGATGAGAAATAACTCAGAAAAAATTTTCAGTCATCCACTCGCTCAGCGGgccctgtgcgctaagcgaatCATCCTTCATGCTCTGAGTGAGTACTCACTCATGCTAAGCGCGCCAACCTCTACCCATTGGCTAAAGGGATCTCGTTAAGCGAGACAGCTGCACCAAGCCCAAAAACTTCTCTGGAATTGCATTTATTGGAATTGGGCTAAGTGAGTTTGCTCGCTAAGTGTAACACATAGTCTCGTTAAGCGCATCCATGCACTAAGCGCAAATAACTCTTTGCTTGGACCCCCATGCCAATTGAGCTAAGCGGGTCATACCCGCTAAGCCCAATTATCTCTCTGGAATGGATTTGTGCTAAGCGAGACGATATCTCTAAGCACGACCCCACTACTACATCTTGAGGAATTTAATTCGCTAAGCCGGCGATGTCCCACTTAGTGAAAGTTGCAGACCAATTAGAGTTGcagaactcgctaagcacgcatctgtgcgctaagcccaaatccttCTCAGGTTTTCTAATTCTCGAATTAGGCTAAGCGAGTCTGTCCCGCTAAGCGCGTGAATTTAAAAtctgaaaattcaaaattcactgAGTGCTCGCTTAGGGAGTCACTCGCACTAAGCGAGACAGTCGAAACTGCTAAAAATAACACTTAACTTCCTTGGGCAGTTACTTTGTGCAAAGTATAACTTCCTCCACCTTCATCATTGGCACTTCTTACTCACCATCTACATTGTGCTCACAATACATTGCATCTTCTGCTTCTTTTGCTCTCATTTTTACTCACCAACCTCTGCAATCCAAGTAAGTACCTGTTActtcactttttaatttcagttttgAACCCTAGGATAGAAGACATTTTGTTTGCTCTGTGAATTGTGATTTTCTGTTGATCTTGTTGTTCATTGCTTAGTTGTTTGATTATATGTTGTTAGGGCTTTAATTTCGCGTATAATGTAAGTTCATTTCATGTGTTTTGATTAGTGTTGTTAGGCTTGATAGGGGCTGGAAAGTGGAGGCTTCGAAGCCCCAATTTTTCTGGAATTTTTGATGTACTCGCTAAGTGAGTTcatcaatttttggatgaatttcTGGGTTTTTTTATGAACTCACTAAGCTAGCCCATCCCGTTAAGCGTGTTcatcatttttgtttaaatttatgctTTTACGTATGAACTCTCTAAGCCACTGCACTTTGGCTTAGCGAGTGTTTAAATTTCCCGTTTTAATTTTTGAGTTCGTATGAACTTGCTAAGCCGGTATGCCGCGCTAAGCCGGTTAGTTTACTTAGGTCAGAGTCTATGAGGCTTTTGGTATTCTGTTTGCAGCTAAGTGAGCCACACTCGCTAAGCCACCATGCCTCTGATGTTTGAATAAGCCTGGGCTAAGTgagtcagtctcgctaagcctAAGTCAATTTAGTGTTCTGGAAttttgttcatgcgctaagcgagtcccactcgctaagcgcaatttcttctctatttttgaATAAGGATTAGCAAGCAATTATGTTTTAGTGGTCAAGTTGAGCTAAGCGCCTGCTGGAGCTAAGCCTGTGTTGtgtgtcgcgctaagcgagtctgTCTTGCTAAGCGCAATTAGCTCTCTGTTGGGgaataaggcttagcgagccatgctCGCTTAGCCATTGTGCTGTGTCAGCTAAGAGAGGGTGTCTCAC
It contains:
- the LOC106794336 gene encoding uncharacterized protein; this encodes MTLKSPKAIWDYLKEECAGDDRIQSMQVLNLRREFELQRMEESETIKEYSNKLLGIANKIKLLGSDFADLRIVEKILVTVPERYEASIASLENTKDLSKITLAEVLHALQAQEQRRLMRQDRVVEGTLPAKHHEVDERKKDFFKRNQPATSENSANNQGKDKKKIIHLVSIVAKKVMHLSDVKGDQMQNVTSAIR
- the LOC112997813 gene encoding uncharacterized protein — its product is MIQGNLFHGLPNEDPYAHLATYIEICNTVKIAGVPEDAVRLSLFSFSLAGEAKRWLHSFKGNNGLRPHSKQLLDASAGGKVKLKTPEEAMELIENMAASDHAILRDRTHVPTKRSLLEISSQDALLAQNKLLAKQLESLTETLSKLPSQLQATQPSHSTVL